The following proteins are co-located in the Nocardia bhagyanarayanae genome:
- the mtrB gene encoding MtrAB system histidine kinase MtrB, which produces MAAWFKEAGTAIGHVWRRSLQLRVIVSTLTLSLIVITILGVVLTSRITDRLLDAKINAAVEEMDRARNTVESQLVGVQDVGTQQQRLTDARNALSNRGGTGQSTGAAGSFDSALSMVGGTPQQPISSGPITEIPEELRRFVQRNQVSYQFATVEDPDGYQGRALIIGSPSAEVPTLEIYLIFPLANEERSLALMRGTMMIGGLVLLVLLAAITALVTRQVVLPIRSAARIASRFADGRLKERMLVRGEDDMARLAQAFNEMAESLSNQITQLEEFGNLQRRFTSDVSHELRTPLTTVRMAADLIHGSSEDLDPALARSAELLVTELDRFEGLLNDLLEISRHDAGVAELQVESLDVRMCARAAISTVRHLAKESGVEVVIDLPEDPLVAEVDPRRVERVLRNLLANAIDHSEGKPVLIRMRGDSDANAVAVVVRDQGVGLRPGEEKLVFNRFWRSDPSRMRRSGGTGLGLSISVEDANLHEGRLDAWGEVGVGASFRLTLPLVRGRKMGPSPLPLEPGRRTAPRPSDADTDTPTVPFPQSAPGVVDQLGEPVGTNGTPSSGTANGVGTREAAENPAPGAAAANGVEEPTRAHNGVSEAEEGSHAADTGSSGAQGPDGSGSGRGVLTERGDVQS; this is translated from the coding sequence GTGGCCGCCTGGTTCAAGGAGGCGGGCACCGCGATCGGCCATGTCTGGCGCCGGTCGCTGCAGCTGCGCGTCATCGTCTCCACGCTGACGCTCTCGCTCATCGTGATCACCATCCTCGGCGTGGTGCTGACCAGTCGGATCACCGACCGGCTGTTGGACGCGAAGATCAACGCCGCCGTCGAGGAGATGGACCGTGCCCGCAACACGGTGGAGAGCCAGCTGGTCGGCGTCCAGGACGTCGGCACCCAGCAGCAGCGCCTCACCGACGCGCGCAACGCCCTGTCCAACCGCGGCGGGACCGGTCAATCCACCGGCGCCGCAGGGAGTTTCGACTCCGCGCTGAGCATGGTCGGCGGCACGCCGCAGCAGCCGATCTCGTCCGGCCCGATCACCGAGATACCGGAGGAACTGCGCCGGTTCGTCCAGCGCAACCAGGTCAGCTACCAGTTCGCCACGGTCGAGGACCCGGACGGCTACCAGGGGCGGGCGCTGATCATCGGCAGCCCGAGCGCCGAGGTGCCGACGCTGGAGATCTATCTGATCTTCCCGCTGGCCAACGAGGAGCGCAGCCTCGCGCTGATGCGCGGCACCATGATGATCGGCGGCTTGGTGCTGCTCGTCCTGCTCGCCGCGATCACCGCCCTGGTCACCAGGCAGGTCGTGCTGCCGATCCGGTCCGCGGCGCGGATCGCGAGCCGCTTCGCCGACGGTCGCCTCAAGGAGCGCATGCTGGTGCGCGGCGAGGACGACATGGCGCGGCTGGCGCAGGCGTTCAACGAAATGGCCGAGAGTCTGTCCAACCAGATCACCCAGCTCGAGGAGTTCGGCAATCTGCAGCGGCGGTTCACCTCGGACGTCAGCCACGAGCTGCGCACGCCGCTCACCACGGTGCGCATGGCCGCCGACCTGATCCACGGCAGCAGCGAGGATCTCGATCCCGCGCTGGCGCGCAGCGCCGAGCTGTTGGTCACCGAGCTGGACCGGTTCGAGGGTCTGCTCAACGACCTGTTGGAGATCAGCCGCCACGACGCGGGCGTCGCCGAACTCCAGGTGGAGTCGCTGGACGTGCGGATGTGCGCGAGGGCCGCGATCTCGACCGTGCGGCATCTGGCCAAGGAATCCGGCGTCGAGGTCGTCATCGACCTGCCGGAGGATCCGCTGGTCGCCGAGGTCGACCCGCGCCGCGTGGAACGGGTGCTGCGCAATCTGCTCGCCAACGCCATCGACCACAGCGAGGGCAAGCCGGTGCTGATCCGCATGCGCGGCGACAGCGACGCCAACGCCGTCGCCGTGGTGGTGCGCGACCAGGGCGTCGGCCTGCGACCCGGCGAGGAGAAGCTGGTCTTCAACCGGTTCTGGCGCTCCGATCCGTCGCGCATGCGCCGCTCCGGCGGCACCGGCCTCGGGCTGTCGATCAGCGTCGAGGACGCCAACCTGCACGAGGGCAGGCTGGACGCCTGGGGCGAGGTCGGCGTCGGCGCGAGCTTCCGCCTGACCCTGCCGCTGGTGCGCGGCCGCAAGATGGGCCCGAGTCCGCTGCCGCTGGAGCCCGGTCGCCGGACGGCGCCGCGGCCGTCCGATGCCGACACCGATACGCCGACGGTGCCGTTCCCGCAGTCGGCTCCCGGCGTGGTGGACCAACTCGGCGAGCCGGTCGGCACGAACGGGACGCCGTCGAGCGGTACGGCGAACGGCGTCGGCACGCGGGAAGCGGCGGAGAACCCCGCTCCCGGCGCGGCGGCGGCGAACGGTGTCGAAGAGCCGACCCGCGCGCACAATGGCGTCAGCGAGGCCGAGGAGGGGTCGCACGCGGCCGACACGGGAAGCTCGGGCGCGCAAGGGCCGGACGGGTCCGGCTCCGGCCGGGGGGTGCTCACCGAACGCGGAGACGTACAGTCATGA